The DNA segment AAGTGATATACAAATTCTCCATCTCAAACAACCCAAAATCTATTCGCTGTATCATGAAAGCAGGAATTATGACAATGTTTGTAGATGCAACTGTATCTAATTactaattacttttattattttcacattgCATTTGCTGTTGCTTAATTAGTTGTCACAAatcgattgaaaaaaaaaattaaacgtttgttctcttgtttttcaactttgtaagtGCTCAGGCCAATGCCGCTGACAAAAAATTTTATCACGAATTCGTAGTAGGCTGTTGACGAGGAGTTAACAGGGTTTGCTGTTATCACGGCCCCTGTTTTCACAATGACGAATCGCTGACAACTCATTGTGTGTGCGCAGATGTGGActgcgtgcgtacgtgtgtttGTATACGTGTGTATGCGGGCACACGTGCGCTGTTCCATGTTTACGTAAGAAAGTTTGTCAACGATGAGTTTGGAGGCATTTGGAATGACGTTAATGAAGATAAAGTGATGATCTGGCTTGGATAATATCGCTAGTGGCGACCGATTAAGATTAAGTTTCGAAAGGCTTCATAGGGTAATAGGGTAACAAAGGCAATCACTAAGAAATCCGAGATTAAGGCCGACAGTCGAAAGAATGTATATTGCTGTGTTGAAATTTCTATCCTAGACGAGCTTGACCTGGGATGTACTGTGTTCTGATACTATTCTGCGCTCATTCGTTCCACAGATCAGACTGTAGTTTCTCCCAATTAACAGCTTTCTTACTTTCGTTGGCCGACtgcataaataatttaaaaaaaaaacaacaacttgaGTTTAGACTGTTTGGACTGCGGAGTTGTCTTCCAGCTGTGAGGTATGCATTGTCGTCAGTGAAGATCTCAAGGTGTAACACTGTTCAGTAAAATGTTGACATCTACAAACCTACAGACAGGGTCATTGTCGCCAACGTTTTGCACAATGTACACCCTTAACGGACATAACACTCTAAGTGCATTAATTGGCTGAATGGAAAAACTCAAGCAGGACAGAATTCTCGTTAACTTAAaaatcgaagaaaaaaaaaaaaaaaaaaaagaaagtttacaatCGTCTCCAACTGCTGAGGTCTTCACCACCATCCACACCCTGCTACTTCATAGTGGATTTACTATAATCTTACAGATGGTACCAGTGGCGAAAGTAAGATCAGCTCAAGACTTGTCATGTGTAGTTCTTTGTCCCAAGATGTTGGCGACGACTACCCTGTTCAGTCCCTTTCCTCAGACTTGCCACCCGCCCATCACGTAATCCCCAATGTGCGTAGTGCGATATCGTTGGACTATTTATCGGTCACCAAGGTACGCCAAGGCTGTCCCCACTGTCTATACCCACCTTGTCCAAAACTCGTTCACGCATATCCGTCTGACACTAAAAGTATCACTACTGAGGGCCTAGAGCCCTAGACAGTGGGGGCGCGATCGCTCATCCAAACACGCGCTACGTCACGTAAAAGCTCGTCAAGACGTTTATAGCCGTTTAAAGGCacagtatatattatatatacacacgcacgaacCTATCCTCACGCGTTCACGCACACTCATTTCATTCACCTTAGCTCTGGGTGGTCCGCTatacaaattctattattataattattcgAGTAAGAATACAACAATTAAACTAGTCTAcatcctatatatatacatgaactAGGTCCAATTATACAAAAGATAAAGTAACATCTACCATACGTCACTTCCTTATTGTTCTATTGACAAAGCATTCGGACTTGCCGTACTATACCTCACTTCTTCATTCTTCACCCACAGCCATGCTCTTAGTTCGGGTTTGTCGCTGTCATCTGCTTGCTGGCGGTTAATATATTTCTTGTGAAGCTGACTTTCGGATGTTTGTAGTGTTTCCTGTACAGTGCATTGACCTCACACCCACAAAGCAAATGTATTTTACAATTaagtaattatttattattattttcttctttttacggTGAGGACTATATAGAtcaaaaagattaattttgtaTCATTCTATCAcccttgtaaataaacatttgtccTCATTCTCACATTTGTAGTGAACTGCTGCttgtacaataattttaaaccaCCTCGATCATCCACGTGTGCCCAAGGCTGCATGGCTTGATGACTCACTCTCTTTAAATCTCAtgcagttacaaaaaaaatctaatcGAAACACCTAATTTATTGTTAATATATCTACATATCTGCACAGTGCCCGGCTTCACAAACTGCTGATAAACTATTAAAACTCTCAGCCCTGGGACCGGCGCGAAGCTCATTACACGGCATCTgtcatcccacccacccccgccCTCGTCAACACTTGCCACGAGGACCACTTACTCACCAAGCGTCACCCACGTGACCCTAGCCGCTCACGCGGTTCAAGCCCGAAATTGTCGGGGGGTAGAGGGGAGAGGTAGGAGAGGGGAGAGACGGAGGGGCTGGCGGGTTGGAGGAGTGGGGCAGGCAACGCGTTCCGTCACTCGTGCGCTCGCTCGCGGTCATGACCCAGATAAGTCTATTCAGAAAACTCTAATCACACCCCGGGTATATGTAGCGAGCGGCCTTCGTAACTCGATGCCAGTCTTGTAGGATCTGCTGGTTGTATGGCCGAGAAGTCGGGTAGTGGTTGTACAGAGAAGAGTATAAGTGCTGGTGGAGTTGAGGTCGGGGTGACGTGCAGTCAcagtggtgtgtgtagtgttagGGTTCGTCACAGCCAGGACTCATCGCTCTCTCCTCGACAAGTGAAGTGGATGTACAAGACTAGAACAAAGTGACTTTATCTGTGTTCAGTCAGCAGgataaacaaagacaacattttTGTAGCTTGTTTGTGAGGAGGGTAAGTACTATGTTATTACTGTAATAtactgtaacatgcctgtgGGAGAGAAATGTCTTACTTACGATCGTCACTCTCTATACACGTGGACATAATTCGACAAAGTAAAGCTGGGTTTACAATGTTATACTTTTCATAATTCtacagattaaataaaaaaacttgtgtaatatatacacatatatttatcaTGATATTCGTAATGTGTCATTTCGTTCATAAATTCCACTGGCCGTGATGTTGTGTTAGTCCgaggtgacctaaggtcaccaactgctgtgtgtatgtataatgagagagaaaacattCCCTGTAGTCAATATGTATATGTACCTATCTTATATATGCTAGCACTACGTGTCATTGTCTCTGTAGACTAATacagttgtattgtattgaatCTTGTAACATTGTACCCTTTCGTGTTTTAACGTTTAAAAACGAACCTCACAGATTTCTTTGCCTGCATGTGTGGACTTGTATGTAAGGTTTGGTCCCCTTGCGACTTTGTTTGAtaagatgtaaatatttaaggAAACGAgagtatatttaaataattatatcttaagcaattgctttctttctttggattAGGGTAAAATGAACACAAATCGCAGGATACATaaatcattttcataaaaactGTTAACAGTCGATTTGGCCGTTGTGGTGGTTAGTGGTTTGACAGCAGAAACGAAACATGTGATTAGGTTAAACACGAAACAAGATGTACAGTACACAGGCCGTGAGCCCCATACTCGGGCCCTCAGCGCTGCTAACGCCGCCTAACGGCGGATCATGTTGTACACGAGGCGCCACAACTCCTCCACACAACACTGCGCGGTTGTTCCCCTTGCAGGCGAGTGCGGCCACGCAAGAGTGAACTTCTTACGTTCGAGGGGCACCCGGTGAGATCATGGAGTGTTGAATATCAAAAGTTTGTGTAGTGGGGGACTGCATGTGCAGACCTGCGTGATTACAGAGTTGATTACAGCAcaacatgttgttgttgttgttgtgaggACTGTTACACTACTGTAGGCGATTTGTTGTGGTTACAGTGTCCATGTAGGTGGACGATTTATGGTTCAAATACTAGAGTAGTCTGTTTGTACTCCTGTATGTTAATAAGTTTTAACACCCTTCCCGTGACAATTCGTTGCATTGATTGATGCCTGATCAGGTCATGTGATCAGTACCTGCAAAAACACGAGGAACAGTCGCAATACTTGTTTTGGGAGGCTTGTAATGTTTTTGTTATCCTTCATAGTGTTGAGAGAACGTATGTAACTCAATTGTTTCTGGGATAGCCGGGGATGAGCTGAGTTGAGATTATATTCAAACGTTTAAACATAGACacttagttttgcttttttttttactttatccCCCACCGACCCACCCAAGTATCTAAACCCTGCAACTCTGGCAACAGATGTAATGATCGAAGCaaataacaataagaaatttttttatttctgtgataaTATACAGTTGTcgctggtgtttgtgtgtgtttttaaaaaacaaaatggtgatTCTATGTGTATTTTGTCATTGGGTGttggtgggggagagagagagagactagtgtgttgtgtgtgcatgttgtgcGGGTGTGGAGGTGTCCACTCGTTTCACAGAAGATGAGGTGCATTCATTATTATCTTAATATAGCAagctttgtgttttctctctgaCCACAGCCGACAGACGACCAATCAATTCTGGCTGGCAACGCACTAGCGGCCTTACTGACCTGCACAGCGCAGCACAGCGAGGCTGTTGGTGCCCGGGGCGACGTGTCCTGCACGTCACACCATGGGCGAGCTGACTCCCAACATGCACGTGGTTACAGCGGCTCTGTGGGCACTGGCCTCCACCACCGCAGCCTTCACCACCTGTAAGTACCccactccctctccctcctcatcctcctcccaATTCTCTGCCAGCCAGGATCAGTCCGGGGGGTAATCAACTCGTCATCGAGGAGTGGACGATGAACTGTACTGGCAAcacgatgaggatgatgacatcatccAGTTTGTGGAGAGTGTTAATCATGCACGTCCTCCCACCACCCCTCACCTCCCACAACCCCCAAAACACAACGGGGGTGCGGAGGTGACGATCCCTGACCTCACACATCGAGCGCCGAGCGGTCGTCGTGTCACGGAGTGCAAGCGAGTGTGACCCTATCCGGGAGGTCAGAGGATTATAGGGACGGGTGAAGGTGCCCGTTAATTAAGCTGACTATTCATGTGGTGAGACTTAACCTCTAGTGTTTACAACAATAGTTTTATCCAAAGGTATGTACATtagtcggttcgatacccgtgtcaCGCAGCGTAGTTTTGACAGTTGATACCTGATTCCGTAGACGACTCCATTCTGAGTAGAGGATTGGGGAAGATAAAGCATTGagtggggttgggggggggggaattggagttttacgccgtgtcagcaactatataaataaataataacgaATTTCGACTtgaaatataataatgaaaatatcttCTGGAGCACTCCACCCAACTTTCATGAAGCAAATGGACACCGTCACCCTTGCCAACGCACAACgcatttgtctttctctctctctggctggcCTGGTACGGAAAGGTCACAAATCCAGTTGTAAAGGTCAACGGCTAACTGAAAAATATTCTATTGTTTATATATGAGATTGCAAACTTTATCTGACGTGCGAGATTTCAAAAGAATCGGTCGATTCGCTTCTGACTTCTCATGAACGACTGATAGTCTAattctgatttttaaatatatatatatacagtatagaATTTTGacttaacttgaaaaaaaaaaaaataactgctgGAGTACTGCACTCCTTTTTTAGTGAAACAAATGGACACATCACCCATACAACtcactgttctctctctcctctctctcttggtACAGAAAGGTCACGAGTCAAGTTTAAAGGTCAGTGACCTAACCTGAACATCGGACCcaggttattattattatttttttaggtaTGTCACATGATCCCTCACCCACGAAAAAAAACGTTACGTATGGTTAAAACATGTTGTTGTGAAAGTCGTTTAGTTTTCACGTCTGCGACTCGTTTGCAAGTTTGGGGCGTAAACTACTTAATACTTCAACTCGGCTGAACTGCCAAACAACCCCGGGTGGATACAAGGGATCCAGGACAGAGAAGgacttttttcctttgtttcatgTCCGGTTGTGATTTACGTGAAATCCACCCGAGACGTGAATGACGTCACCGGCAGAGATTTGTGTGCTGTACGTGACACGGCTTGAGGACGGACATCGATGTCGTCgtcaatatttctcttttttttttctttttaaagaagttaCACAAAGCCTCCCGCCCTCCGAGTTTACGCtgatgtccacacacacacaaacttcttGTCCTACTCGGATTAAACTATACGGGAGAAAGAGTGAAGGGGGACTAGGACTCTTTCCAAACGAAGACCGGGTAGATGTACCTGCGAAGGTGAGCTCTCACCTCACCTGCGGTGGCTTGTATTTATTCTGGCAGCTTGCAGAAAGGAGTACGAGGGCATTAACATGTCTCTGTGGAAAAGACAAGGTCTAAATGACTGGAAGGAATTTACCTCAGGGCTTTTAATCGGACAAATATGGATGAACGTTTGACCAAGTAttgcaaagtttttatttatttgtatatatccgtcatgtaaacatttagtCGAACTTGCTCAAACttttgtccatgtttgtctggATAAGAAAGGGATTTATGGactcttgaaatattttttagctGAGCTGGAAAACTGGACCTAAGTTCTGGAGGGTTGGTTTGATTCAggctttactttatttctttactgcACGTACGCACGCAGTCACGGACAGACCGACAAAGAATGTAGGGTGTAGTGCACGGCCTCACAGTAAATATCTCGCGGCAAATGAAGAACTAAACATTGTTCTCAATAACAACCAGGTCTTGTTTTAGCGCTGGAGGATCCTGAAGTTTCTCTCTCACCCCCATCTCACACTTCTGTCTATAAACAACTTGTTGACCGCAAGTACTGTCGTCACAGTCGTTCGACATTCGAGGCTTGTCGAGCACACACTTTACTTGTTTAGTGAATTCTCCACATGGCGTCGGTCACGCGTCGTTTGTCAGTAACTGCCGCGCAGACTTTAAAACGAGCAGCGGCAGGTTTTTCGCCCCTTCACACAGACCCAGGCCCTCCCGTTGGTGACGTCACTTCAGCCCTCGGGGAGAAGGGAGTAACGTCACACAGTCCAAAACATGCTTGTGCACAGGTCTTGAAGGTTCCTTAGTCACCTCTCTCGGTGGAAATCAGCACTGATATatcattttttaagaaaaattacaatataCCTTATATATTCATACGTTACCtacacatattcacatgcacacacacacatgcacacatccaCAAAAACATACACGTAACCTATTACATATGTGTATATCTGTAACCTGACAAAGAATGCCTGAATTACCAACGTTCAAGACAAGTTCATTGGTTTCATTATATTTTATGCTTCAAATACTGCAGAACATGATGTGCACTTTGACCCCCAATTGTCAGGGCAGGGTAGCGATGACcccacacacatctctctctgtTTTGACCGACCCCAAACAGCCAGctgatgcttttaaaaaagaattgttaGTCGATTTTtgttgtccatatttttctcgacaaatctcttgaggttttttgtttgtgtgacatCAGATCACGCAGACCTGCTGTGCGGCAAGGAAATCTCGCTCGGACTGGAGAAGACAGCCGCCGCCATGCtggtgctgacgtcatcagACTGCCGTCCTGGGGTCATGGACTGTGGGGTCAGGGTGAGGTCTGACCAGGGCAGTCAGATGATGCTGTCGTTTCTGTCGCTGGACCTGGGCTTTGGTCGTTGTCTGGATGAGTACGTCGAGATCACCAACAACGACAACGGGAGTATAGAGGCCTTCAATGCTAGTGGTGAGCTGGTGTGGCAGATGGATGGTCTGGGTGTACACTCGTGTCAACCTTATTCtccttctgtctgtgtgtttgtgtgttgtcgtaaataactctttttttctgtacacatatattttctttcagactCATTCTCTCTCAATTATCTTGTTGATGTTATTCATTAAGTTGATTGTTTACAAACTcctaatgtttgtttgtgtagctAAGTTCTGCAAAAATATGGTTACCTGGCTCTGTCATCATATCGTCCAATAACATCACTGTGAGGGTTGTCAGCAGCGGACAGATGCAAGGGACAGGTTTTCAGCTGATGATGACTCAGTTTCTACCAAGGTAGGTttatacttatcatttgatttatttctttgtgtcattatttgttcttttgaagttttttgtttgtttgtttgtttttttaaatctttttcgttatttt comes from the Pomacea canaliculata isolate SZHN2017 linkage group LG12, ASM307304v1, whole genome shotgun sequence genome and includes:
- the LOC112553215 gene encoding uncharacterized protein LOC112553215, with translation MGELTPNMHVVTAALWALASTTAAFTTYHADLLCGKEISLGLEKTAAAMLVLTSSDCRPGVMDCGVRVRSDQGSQMMLSFLSLDLGFGRCLDEYVEITNNDNGSIEAFNASAKFCKNMVTWLCHHIVQ